The Filimonas lacunae genomic sequence CGTACTCAACGGCAAAGGCAGCCGCTATACTTTGCTCAATAACTGGGAAGCCACACAATTCGATTTCAACGAACAAAAGCTAAGCGGTTTGTTTAAAGAAGCCAGCCTGCTGGGTACCGACCTGTTTTTGCTGGATGATGGCTGGTTTGCCAACAAGTATCCACGCAACGACGACCACGCAGGCCTGGGCGATTGGCAGGAGAACAAACAAAAGCTACCCAGCGGCCTTGGCTACCTGGTAAAAGAAGCGGCGGCCAATGGCGTAAAGTTTGGCATTTGGCTGGAACCGGAAATGCTGAATCCGAAAAGCGAGCTGTACGAAAAGCATCCTGACTGGGTTTTAAAACTGCCTAACCGCCAGGAACACTATTACCGCAATCAGCTGGTGCTGGACATCATCAACCCCGCCGTGCAACAATTCGTGTACAACATAGTAGATGAAATACTGTCTAAAAACCAGGGCATTGCTTATATCAAGTGGGATTGTAACCGTATGATGACGAATACCTATTCCCCTTTCCTGCGCGACAAGCAATCGCATGTATACATTGAGTACGTACGCAGCCTGTATGCCATACTGGAAAAACTACGGGTAAAATACCCCACCTTGCCCATGATGCTGTGTAGTGGCGGCGGCGGTCGCACCGATTATGGAGCTTTAAAATACTTCACCGAGTTCTGGCCCAGCGACAACACCGATCCTTTCGAGCGCGTGTTTATACAATGGGGCTTCTCCTATTTCTTCCCGGCCAACACCATCGCCTGCCATGTTACCTCATGGGGCAGGCAGTCGTTAAAATACCGTACCGATGTAGCCATGATGGGCCGCCTGGGTTATGATATAGATGTGGCCCGCATGTCAGAAAAAGATCTGCAATTCAGCCAGCAGGCCGTAAAGAATTACAAACAATTAAGCAACACCATCTGGCAGGGTAACCAATACCGTTTGATAAACCCCAACCAGGAAGAACGTGCAGCAGTGATGTATGTAGAAGAAGATAAAAAGAAAGCCGTATTGTTCTCTTACACCCTGCACCCACGCTACGGCACTAACTGGACGCCGGTAAAATTACAGGGATTAGATGCGGCTAAATTGTATACCGTAAAAGAAACCAACCTGTATCCCGGCACCCATTCCGAGCTGGCAGAGAACAACAAACAATTCACCGGCGAATACCTGATGAATATTGGCCTGAACGTTTCCAGCAGCAACCAGTTAACCAGTGCAGTAGTAGAAATCATTGTAG encodes the following:
- a CDS encoding alpha-galactosidase, with amino-acid sequence MKRLRLYSGLLLAALCVKLSVFAQQQIDIQTSHTSLVFTVAPDHKLYQSYLGKKLSNTTTGAANSTQFESYAPGGGSYLFEPAIRMVHTDGNPSLDLRVANVQTTHPDKNNTVTCIVLKDSVYPVTVQLFISAYEKEDVIQSWTVISHQEKKPVRLTHFASSMLHFQATNYWLTHFHGDWAEEMHEEENKLTSGIKIIDSKLGSRAHMYQTPAFLLSLNDKATETEGELVAGTLAWSGNFQFLFEMDEKNQLHVLSGMNPYASDYELEANKTFTTPAFIFTYSNQGKGQASRNLHSWARNYGVLNGKGSRYTLLNNWEATQFDFNEQKLSGLFKEASLLGTDLFLLDDGWFANKYPRNDDHAGLGDWQENKQKLPSGLGYLVKEAAANGVKFGIWLEPEMLNPKSELYEKHPDWVLKLPNRQEHYYRNQLVLDIINPAVQQFVYNIVDEILSKNQGIAYIKWDCNRMMTNTYSPFLRDKQSHVYIEYVRSLYAILEKLRVKYPTLPMMLCSGGGGRTDYGALKYFTEFWPSDNTDPFERVFIQWGFSYFFPANTIACHVTSWGRQSLKYRTDVAMMGRLGYDIDVARMSEKDLQFSQQAVKNYKQLSNTIWQGNQYRLINPNQEERAAVMYVEEDKKKAVLFSYTLHPRYGTNWTPVKLQGLDAAKLYTVKETNLYPGTHSELAENNKQFTGEYLMNIGLNVSSSNQLTSAVVEIIVE